The sequence below is a genomic window from Dehalococcoidia bacterium.
GCCAGGTGCACAATTTGCTCATCGGCGAGCGCACGGCCGAGGAGGTGAAGATAGAAGCTGGCTCGGCCATGCCCTTGGAGGAGGAGATCACGGTCAGCGTGCGGGGACGGGACCTGGCTACCGGCCTGCCTAAGGAGGTACAGGTGAGCTCGGTGGAGATAAGGGATGCCCTCTCCGGCTCCGTCAACGCCGTGGTGGAGGCGGTGCGCCAGACCATCGAGGCCACCCCGCCGGAGTTGGTGGCAGACATCATGCGCCGGGGCATTGTGCTGGCTGGGGGTGGCGCGTTGTTGCGGGGCCTAAGCTTGCGCCTCTCCCAGGAGACCAAGTTTCCCGTATACCTGGCGGAAGACCCTATGCGCTGCGTGGTGCGCGGGTGCGCCGCTGCCTTGGAGGAGGTGGCCATCCTCCAACGCCTGCAGGCGCGTATGCAGCGGAGGCGCCCGCCGCGCTAGTTTAAGGAGGCATGGATATCCTCCCCACATTCCGGCCCCGGTCCGGCCCTTTCCTACGGGCCACCCTGTGGGGCGTAGCTCATATCGTCTTGGCATCCCTCCTCCTCCTGGCGTCCCAGAAGGGCGCCCTGAACGGGCTGCAAGATGCTGCCATCTGGGCCATGGGGCCCTTGGCCGCACCCCTGCGAGATCTAGGCGACTGGGGATCCGATGTGGCTCGTGGCCTCTTCCGGCGTCCCCAGGTCATCAGGGAGAACGAGGCCCTGCGCCAGGAGGTGGAGCAGCTGCGGGCCCAGCTGGCCGCCCAAGCCGACGCCGGCGGACGCGTCCGAGAGCTGGAGTCCATGATGGGGTTACGTGCCCAGCGGGGCCAGGATGAGCTCCTAGTGGCCCATGTCATCGCCTTACATCTGGACGCCAGCACCCAGGCCATCGCCATCGACCGCGGACAGGAGGACGGTCTAGTGAAGGGGATGGCCGTCCTGTCGGCCCAAGGGAGCCTGGTAGGCACCATATCGCACCTCCTCCCCCATCACGCCTGGGTCACCTTGGTGACCGACCCCCGTATGCGGGTGAACGTAGCGGTTCAGACCACCCCTGGGGAGGAGGTGTGGGGCATGTGGCTGGGCCAAGTGGGCGGTGGCCCCACGGTGGACATGCTCCCTCAGGGCGCCCCCATCAAGGCAGGGCAGCTGGTGGTGACCTCGGGCCTTGGGGGGCAGCTACCCCCGGGCATCTTGGTGGGCACCATCAAATCGGTGGACGATAACCCCCAGCACGTCTTCGTCCGTGCTGCTGTGGAGCCGGCAGCCCGCCTGGACCGGCTGAGGACGGTGGCCGTGCTCACAAGCCATAGGCCTGCGGAGCTGGGGGAGCCATGAGACATCGGGCCTTATTTCTCTTCCTGCTAGCCTTCGCTTGCCTATCGCGCATCTCTTTTCTGCACCAT
It includes:
- the mreC gene encoding rod shape-determining protein MreC, which gives rise to MDILPTFRPRSGPFLRATLWGVAHIVLASLLLLASQKGALNGLQDAAIWAMGPLAAPLRDLGDWGSDVARGLFRRPQVIRENEALRQEVEQLRAQLAAQADAGGRVRELESMMGLRAQRGQDELLVAHVIALHLDASTQAIAIDRGQEDGLVKGMAVLSAQGSLVGTISHLLPHHAWVTLVTDPRMRVNVAVQTTPGEEVWGMWLGQVGGGPTVDMLPQGAPIKAGQLVVTSGLGGQLPPGILVGTIKSVDDNPQHVFVRAAVEPAARLDRLRTVAVLTSHRPAELGEP